A genomic region of Trichothermofontia sichuanensis B231 contains the following coding sequences:
- a CDS encoding phosphatidate cytidylyltransferase, producing MPSISPVQPEPAAVSPALTPSAKFVMPWSRIVSGLVAIVLAIAMTVAGSWYFTLCFCLIVFLGQREYFQLVRATGIAPAAKTTMVVSQILLILATVSPTLADAVLPVAGTFICFYLLFQPKLATIADIATSILGLFYGGYLPSYWVRLRAIDSATASTLPLGGYWPSDWSDLLTAPTGLKVTLLAFMCIWAADIGAYLMGKLVGRTRLSHISPKKTVEGSVWGVLGCIGVAITGAWYLHWPQWALAGMALGTMIGIASLLGDLTESMMKRDAGVKDSGQLIPGHGGILDRADSYVFTAPLVYYFVTLFLPLL from the coding sequence ATGCCCTCCATCTCGCCCGTACAACCTGAACCAGCGGCGGTCTCCCCAGCCCTGACCCCATCGGCCAAGTTTGTCATGCCCTGGTCTCGCATCGTTAGTGGCCTAGTGGCGATCGTGTTGGCGATCGCGATGACCGTGGCTGGGAGTTGGTACTTCACGCTGTGCTTCTGTTTAATCGTATTTTTGGGGCAGCGGGAGTATTTCCAACTGGTGCGTGCGACGGGGATTGCCCCGGCAGCCAAGACTACGATGGTGGTCAGTCAGATCTTGCTGATTCTCGCCACCGTCTCCCCGACCCTAGCGGATGCGGTTTTGCCTGTGGCCGGAACCTTTATTTGCTTCTACCTGTTGTTTCAACCGAAGTTAGCGACGATCGCTGATATTGCCACCTCGATTCTGGGTCTGTTTTACGGGGGCTATTTACCCAGTTATTGGGTGCGGCTGCGGGCAATCGACAGTGCCACGGCAAGCACCCTGCCCTTAGGGGGCTACTGGCCTAGCGATTGGTCCGATTTACTGACGGCTCCAACGGGGTTGAAGGTCACTCTGCTGGCCTTTATGTGTATTTGGGCTGCGGATATTGGCGCGTACCTGATGGGTAAGCTGGTGGGGCGCACACGACTGTCCCACATTAGTCCGAAAAAAACGGTGGAAGGCTCGGTGTGGGGTGTGTTGGGTTGCATTGGCGTGGCGATCACGGGGGCGTGGTATCTCCATTGGCCCCAGTGGGCACTGGCGGGGATGGCCCTAGGCACGATGATCGGTATTGCCAGTTTGCTGGGGGACCTTACGGAATCGATGATGAAGCGAGATGCGGGGGTGAAGGATTCGGGGCAACTGATTCCGGGGCACGGGGGCATCCTCGATCGGGCCGATAGCTATGTGTTCACGGCCCCTCTTGTTTACTATTTTGTTACCTTATTCCTGCCGCTGTTGTAA
- the cobN gene encoding cobaltochelatase subunit CobN — translation MHRLATLPGGWTPETEGVILVEQTPAPIVLLTAADTEIQTLAQVTTQLPADFPALRVANLLQLQQQLTIDTYAERVLAQAQVIVLRLLGGRAYWAYGLEVVREVVATTGAMLFVLPGDDQPDPDLISHSTVGLAACDRLWRYFNEGGVTNLESALRFLAWIGLGYGEEPPLAQRVPRVGVLDWRDGQTPALGTTKTQRHQGTPSNALLPKVGVLFYRSHYLAGNTAPIVALCEALAERHLDPIPVFVPSLREPDVQAEVLAYFQPQVGEGIQVLLNATSFASTPLAAIGSPTLPASRSLLPALDVPVIQVILGGGTREQWETQQRGLSPRDLAMNVALPEVDGRIISRAISFKAVQSRHEALETEVVVYEPVPDRVQWVADLAANWVRLRQTPVGDRRIALILANYPTRDARLANGVGLDTPASCVAILHALKQAGYTLPADLPETGDDLIQRLTAGVTNDPEGQGVRAIAQALDPETFAAYFAQLPPVVQQGVMNRWGKTQNSALTPHASPIPGIQLGNLFIGIQPARGYDRDPSLNYHAPDLEPTPEYLAFYLWVRAVFGAQAIVHVGKHGNLEWLPGKGVALSAHCYPEVALGPVPHLYPFIVNDPGEGAQAKRRSQAVIIDHLTPPMTRAELYGPLQKLEGLIDEYYEAQNLDPSRLPVIRDRIIELVQQEKLDRDLGGQSVGEAENAWFDRIDGYLCELKEAQIRDGLHILGQCPQGRQLRDLMIAIARQPSAGRVGLTRAIAQAWGLTLDPLTGEMAAQLTGADRMILGQQGYGECRTVGDAIAVLEAVAAAWLDALLAGELGGVGELPRHQGTKEDIQQAPPSLGDGCLAHQAGSGEPIAKELDWIATCLLPALQQTDRELTNLLAGLNGQFVPSGPSGAPTRGRSDVLPTGRNFYSVDLRGLPTETAWSVGRKAAEALIERYTQDNGEYPKTLGLSIWGTSTMRTGGDDIAEALALLGVRPVWEGPSRRVVDFEILPLTVLGRPRVDVTLRISGFFRDAFPNLIDLFDRAVQAVATLDEPPDQNPLAAQVKQETQAWQAIGLSPQQAQTRASYRIFGSKPGAYGAGLQGLIEAQNWTDESDLARAYINWSSYAYGSTPSTRDGIAAPEAFTQRLSQLQIVLHNQDNREHDLLDSDDYYQFQGGLTVAARVTQQQSSSRLTPTVQAYFGDHARPATPKVRSLREELLRVYRSRVINPKWIAGAMRHGYKGAFEMAATVDYLFAYDATTRCVEPFMYQGVAEAYVLDPTVQAFVEAKNPHALRDMAERLLEANQRGLWTDAPATMLDQLRAIVHQAEAAIEGTSLRG, via the coding sequence ATGCATCGCTTAGCCACGCTACCGGGAGGATGGACACCAGAGACGGAAGGAGTGATTTTGGTTGAACAAACCCCGGCCCCGATCGTCCTGCTAACGGCGGCGGATACAGAGATTCAGACCTTGGCGCAGGTAACTACTCAATTACCGGCAGATTTTCCGGCCTTACGGGTGGCAAATTTGCTGCAACTGCAACAACAATTAACGATCGATACCTATGCGGAAAGGGTGTTGGCCCAAGCTCAGGTCATTGTGCTGCGGTTGTTGGGGGGACGGGCCTACTGGGCCTATGGGCTGGAGGTCGTGCGGGAGGTTGTGGCGACGACGGGGGCGATGTTATTTGTCCTGCCGGGGGATGATCAGCCGGACCCGGATTTGATCAGCCACTCGACGGTGGGGTTAGCGGCGTGCGATCGTCTCTGGCGCTATTTCAACGAAGGCGGGGTGACGAATTTAGAGTCTGCGCTGCGGTTTTTGGCCTGGATCGGGCTGGGATATGGTGAGGAGCCACCGTTGGCCCAACGGGTTCCACGGGTGGGGGTGTTGGATTGGCGGGATGGACAAACGCCAGCATTGGGAACCACCAAGACACAAAGGCACCAAGGGACACCCAGCAACGCTCTCCTGCCCAAGGTCGGGGTTCTCTTTTATCGATCGCACTATTTAGCGGGGAATACGGCTCCGATCGTGGCCTTGTGTGAGGCATTGGCAGAGCGGCACCTGGACCCGATCCCGGTATTTGTGCCGTCGCTACGGGAACCCGATGTCCAGGCTGAGGTATTGGCCTATTTCCAACCCCAGGTCGGGGAGGGGATTCAGGTACTCTTAAATGCGACCAGTTTTGCCAGTACCCCCTTGGCTGCGATCGGATCTCCCACCCTCCCTGCTTCCCGCTCCCTGCTTCCCGCTCTAGATGTGCCCGTCATCCAAGTGATTCTCGGCGGTGGCACCCGCGAACAATGGGAAACCCAGCAACGCGGCCTCAGCCCCCGTGACCTCGCGATGAATGTGGCGTTGCCGGAGGTGGATGGGCGAATTATCAGTCGGGCGATTTCGTTTAAGGCGGTGCAATCCCGGCATGAGGCTCTGGAAACGGAGGTGGTGGTTTATGAACCGGTCCCCGATCGCGTGCAATGGGTCGCCGATCTGGCAGCAAACTGGGTACGGCTACGGCAAACCCCCGTCGGTGATCGTCGTATTGCCCTGATTTTGGCCAACTATCCAACCCGCGATGCTCGTCTCGCCAACGGCGTCGGGTTGGACACCCCCGCCAGTTGCGTAGCCATTCTCCATGCCTTAAAACAAGCTGGGTATACCCTGCCAGCGGACTTGCCAGAAACCGGCGATGACCTGATCCAACGCCTAACCGCCGGGGTAACCAACGACCCCGAAGGGCAGGGGGTGCGAGCGATCGCCCAAGCCCTCGACCCTGAAACCTTTGCAGCCTACTTTGCCCAATTACCCCCCGTCGTGCAACAAGGGGTAATGAATCGCTGGGGAAAAACTCAAAATTCTGCCCTCACGCCTCACGCCTCACCCATTCCTGGCATCCAACTCGGCAACCTCTTTATTGGCATTCAACCCGCCCGGGGCTACGATCGCGACCCCAGTCTGAACTATCACGCGCCGGATTTGGAACCCACGCCGGAGTATTTGGCTTTTTATCTTTGGGTGCGGGCGGTGTTTGGGGCGCAGGCGATCGTCCATGTGGGGAAGCATGGCAATCTGGAATGGTTGCCGGGGAAGGGAGTAGCACTGTCGGCGCATTGTTATCCAGAGGTGGCGCTGGGACCGGTGCCCCATTTGTATCCGTTTATTGTCAATGATCCGGGGGAGGGTGCCCAGGCGAAGCGCCGATCGCAGGCAGTGATTATCGATCACTTAACACCACCGATGACGCGGGCGGAACTCTACGGGCCGTTGCAAAAACTGGAGGGGCTGATTGATGAGTATTACGAGGCGCAAAACCTGGACCCGTCGCGGTTGCCAGTGATTCGCGATCGCATTATTGAATTGGTGCAGCAGGAGAAGCTCGATCGCGATCTGGGGGGGCAGTCCGTCGGGGAAGCAGAGAATGCCTGGTTTGATCGGATCGATGGCTATCTTTGCGAACTCAAGGAGGCCCAAATTCGCGATGGATTGCACATTTTAGGCCAGTGTCCCCAGGGGCGGCAGCTACGGGATTTGATGATTGCCATTGCGCGGCAGCCGTCGGCAGGTCGGGTGGGGCTAACGCGGGCGATCGCCCAGGCGTGGGGGCTAACGCTCGATCCGTTGACAGGGGAGATGGCAGCCCAATTGACGGGGGCGGATCGGATGATTCTGGGGCAGCAGGGCTATGGTGAGTGTCGCACGGTGGGGGATGCGATCGCGGTCTTGGAAGCGGTGGCGGCGGCGTGGCTGGATGCATTATTGGCGGGTGAGTTAGGAGGTGTCGGGGAACTACCAAGACACCAAGGTACGAAGGAAGACATCCAGCAAGCCCCCCCTAGCTTGGGGGATGGGTGTCTCGCCCATCAGGCTGGCTCAGGTGAACCCATTGCGAAGGAACTGGATTGGATCGCCACTTGCCTACTGCCAGCGTTGCAACAAACCGATCGCGAGTTAACCAACCTCCTCGCTGGTTTGAATGGTCAATTTGTCCCCAGTGGGCCATCCGGGGCACCGACACGGGGGCGATCGGATGTGCTGCCCACCGGTCGGAATTTCTATTCAGTCGATCTGCGCGGGTTGCCGACGGAAACGGCCTGGTCCGTAGGCCGCAAGGCGGCTGAGGCGTTGATTGAGCGCTATACCCAGGACAATGGCGAATACCCGAAAACCCTGGGCCTGTCGATCTGGGGAACCTCGACCATGCGCACAGGCGGCGATGACATAGCCGAAGCGTTGGCCCTGCTGGGCGTGCGTCCGGTATGGGAAGGGCCGTCACGGCGGGTGGTGGATTTTGAAATTTTGCCCCTGACCGTTTTAGGGCGTCCCCGTGTTGATGTGACGTTGCGGATTTCCGGATTTTTCCGCGATGCCTTTCCCAACCTAATTGATTTGTTCGATCGCGCCGTCCAGGCCGTTGCCACCCTCGATGAGCCGCCCGATCAAAATCCCCTTGCCGCCCAAGTCAAACAGGAAACCCAAGCCTGGCAAGCGATCGGCCTCTCCCCGCAGCAAGCCCAAACACGGGCCAGCTACCGCATCTTCGGCTCCAAACCGGGGGCCTACGGAGCCGGACTCCAGGGCCTCATCGAGGCTCAAAATTGGACCGATGAGTCAGACCTCGCACGGGCCTATATCAACTGGAGCAGCTACGCCTATGGCAGCACCCCCAGCACCCGCGATGGCATTGCCGCCCCCGAAGCCTTCACCCAACGCCTGAGCCAACTACAAATCGTGCTCCACAACCAGGACAACCGCGAACACGATTTACTCGACTCCGATGACTATTACCAATTCCAAGGCGGCCTCACCGTAGCCGCCCGCGTCACCCAACAACAATCCTCCTCACGCCTTACCCCGACCGTCCAAGCCTACTTCGGCGACCACGCCCGTCCCGCAACTCCCAAAGTGCGGTCCTTACGCGAGGAATTACTGCGGGTCTATCGATCGCGCGTCATTAACCCGAAATGGATCGCCGGAGCCATGCGCCACGGCTACAAGGGCGCCTTTGAGATGGCGGCAACCGTTGACTATCTGTTTGCCTACGACGCCACCACCCGTTGTGTTGAACCCTTTATGTACCAGGGCGTCGCCGAAGCCTATGTCTTAGACCCCACCGTGCAAGCCTTTGTCGAAGCGAAAAATCCCCATGCCCTGCGGGATATGGCGGAACGGCTGTTGGAAGCCAACCAACGGGGGCTGTGGACCGACGCCCCGGCGACCATGTTGGACCAACTCCGGGCGATCGTCCATCAAGCCGAAGCTGCGATCGAAGGCACCAGCCTGCGCGGTTAG
- a CDS encoding ATP-binding response regulator: MSLAVFLQLRTLLRQISLAQKDETLYLTEATLSTRSLIAPFTIVVARSWVILLTGIPTVCANPTGGLHVGQLQVSLVFDIAIACEFIQAIEQQWRRSRQLRRVKDSLQRLQQVLPDQDREAGLQVFQQFSDGLISLLSANDQASEITCQLQAEKEHLFHQVITQIRNSLELPQILKSVAEQGRNFLQVDALSIYCLVRKTHAASSPEVNSPEQAWVSPACCGSIDSPCPQLKDLPPPHVGNGQAYTLQILDPATTSMNEDMLACQILLDHGNYFGDCQGKTTILTDIQNLDDLPSCLQGLFLTHCPRALLATPIALRQGLWGLLVAQDYKHPRCWSERDINFLKRMAEHVAIAIHQSQLYAQLRIQAQTLEQRVEEKTQDLRDALLAAQAADRAKSEFLATMSHELRTPLACIIGMSSALLSWTTAPLNDKQREYLEIVHSSGQQLLELINDILELARLEAGKTVLNVSNFSVIELVKQVIELFQDKANSKNINLRMELMFASEDVNLAADRRQVQRILSNLLSNAIKFTPDGGEVVLRIWPEDRAVSFQVEDTGIGIAEEQQSLLFKKFQQLDMSYRRQYGGTGLGLALTKQLVELHKGRISVDSIVGSGSTFTVHIPDQPLPQNPNSMEPRSPREHGGREGSSRVSSACILLIEEDEGTAEQICDVLTAADYQVVWMVSGETAVHQVDLLQPIVVVLALSNQAEMDLRLIHQLRHLPLMSEFKILLLATVNDEAYLEQCLVAGANDYLIKPFVIEVLPNRLQNLIHSNCNPLP, translated from the coding sequence TTGTCGCTAGCTGTCTTCTTACAATTGCGCACCCTACTTCGGCAGATTTCCCTGGCTCAAAAGGATGAAACTCTATATCTAACAGAAGCAACTTTGAGTACCCGATCGCTGATCGCTCCGTTTACGATCGTGGTTGCCCGATCTTGGGTAATCCTACTGACAGGAATTCCTACTGTTTGTGCTAATCCAACTGGAGGACTTCATGTTGGTCAATTACAGGTTTCCTTAGTATTTGATATCGCGATCGCTTGTGAGTTTATCCAGGCAATCGAGCAACAGTGGCGGCGATCCCGCCAACTGCGTAGGGTTAAGGATAGCCTACAGAGACTTCAGCAGGTACTCCCTGACCAAGACAGAGAAGCTGGTTTACAGGTTTTTCAGCAATTTTCCGATGGCTTAATTTCCCTACTCTCAGCCAATGATCAAGCCAGTGAAATAACCTGTCAGCTTCAGGCCGAGAAAGAACACTTATTTCATCAGGTAATTACTCAAATTCGGAACAGTCTAGAACTACCCCAAATTCTCAAGAGCGTTGCAGAACAAGGACGCAACTTTCTACAAGTAGATGCGCTGTCAATTTATTGTTTGGTTCGTAAGACTCATGCTGCTTCATCTCCAGAGGTCAACAGCCCGGAGCAAGCATGGGTCTCTCCGGCCTGTTGTGGGAGTATAGATTCTCCCTGTCCCCAGTTAAAAGATTTGCCACCACCGCATGTCGGAAACGGCCAAGCGTATACCTTGCAGATACTCGATCCTGCAACAACCTCCATGAATGAGGATATGTTGGCTTGTCAGATATTGTTAGATCATGGCAACTACTTCGGTGACTGTCAGGGCAAAACAACGATCCTGACAGATATCCAGAATCTCGATGATTTACCATCTTGCCTGCAAGGCTTGTTTCTGACTCATTGCCCACGTGCCCTGCTGGCGACCCCCATTGCCCTGCGGCAAGGATTGTGGGGGCTGCTAGTGGCCCAAGACTACAAGCACCCCCGCTGCTGGTCAGAGCGTGATATCAACTTCCTGAAGCGAATGGCGGAACATGTCGCGATCGCCATTCACCAATCGCAACTATATGCCCAACTTCGGATACAGGCTCAAACTCTGGAACAGCGGGTTGAGGAAAAAACCCAGGACCTGCGAGACGCCCTACTGGCAGCCCAGGCCGCCGATCGGGCTAAGAGTGAATTTTTAGCCACCATGAGTCACGAGCTACGTACTCCCCTTGCCTGCATCATTGGCATGTCTTCTGCGCTTTTAAGTTGGACCACTGCTCCCTTAAATGACAAACAACGTGAATATCTTGAAATTGTGCATAGCAGTGGTCAGCAGCTGCTGGAATTGATCAATGATATTTTAGAACTGGCACGATTAGAAGCAGGCAAGACAGTCCTAAACGTTAGTAATTTTTCTGTTATTGAATTAGTCAAGCAGGTTATTGAACTTTTTCAAGATAAGGCTAATAGTAAAAATATCAACTTGCGCATGGAATTAATGTTCGCTTCAGAAGACGTGAACCTAGCTGCCGATCGGCGCCAAGTACAGCGTATTCTGAGCAATTTATTGAGTAATGCGATTAAGTTCACGCCAGACGGAGGCGAGGTTGTTCTACGTATCTGGCCAGAGGATCGAGCTGTCAGTTTTCAGGTGGAAGATACGGGCATTGGCATTGCTGAGGAGCAACAATCTTTACTTTTTAAAAAATTTCAGCAGCTGGATATGAGTTACCGGCGCCAGTATGGGGGAACCGGGTTAGGACTAGCTCTAACCAAGCAATTGGTTGAATTACATAAGGGGAGAATCAGCGTAGACTCGATCGTGGGTTCAGGGTCAACCTTTACCGTGCATATTCCTGACCAGCCTTTACCCCAAAATCCGAATAGTATGGAACCCAGATCACCGCGCGAGCATGGGGGGCGTGAGGGAAGTAGCCGGGTTAGCAGCGCTTGTATCCTGCTGATTGAGGAAGATGAGGGCACTGCAGAACAGATCTGTGATGTCCTCACGGCAGCAGATTATCAGGTTGTCTGGATGGTGTCTGGCGAGACGGCAGTGCATCAAGTCGATCTACTCCAGCCGATTGTAGTTGTTTTGGCTCTGTCTAACCAGGCTGAAATGGATTTACGACTCATCCACCAGTTACGGCATTTGCCGCTGATGTCAGAATTTAAAATCCTGCTATTGGCCACCGTTAATGATGAAGCCTATCTAGAGCAATGCCTAGTGGCCGGTGCTAATGATTATCTGATCAAGCCGTTTGTGATCGAAGTCCTGCCAAACCGGTTACAGAACTTAATCCATTCCAACTGCAATCCCTTGCCCTAG
- a CDS encoding ABC transporter substrate-binding protein, with protein sequence MKWAWMLLNWPGVAASITRMQRSPLRWLGWLVACCWLVIACQSPSPPTGEGPGSSPSPPPGPGRLVLGTTARLRTLDPADAYEILSNNLLYNLGDRLYVYTSSGPDAPPTLTPQLATALPQVSADGLTYVIPLRQGVKFHDGTPFNAEAMAFSLRRFIENGGTPSFLLADTIATVEATGELELTIRLKTPFVAFPSLLTIPGTAAVSPQAYERGVGKFNPSTFVGTGPYQLTEYRSDRLRLDAFADYWGEPPANPGLDIQIFSSPANLYNSFRTGAIDVAYQNLDPDQINRLKQEAGTGGWQVIEGAGNGIHYLTLNVKSPPFDQVAVRQALAASIDRPLLQSRVFQGLVEPLYSLIPNTLADSVPVFKDAFGDGNAAQALQVLAQAGYSAEKPLEAQLWYRSNLTSNSLAANLLKAWVDENLKGVMRLDLQSVESATAYQNLDKGIYPSFMLDWTPDFLDADSYIHPFLACAQGSPETGCQEGSSKAQGSFYYSAAANQLIDRSRQETDPQKRQQIFKELQAIVAQDVPFIPLWQNKEFLFVQKQVSGAALTPIQTVAFAKLSKG encoded by the coding sequence ATGAAGTGGGCATGGATGTTACTCAATTGGCCCGGTGTCGCGGCCAGTATCACCCGTATGCAACGATCGCCTCTGCGATGGTTGGGCTGGCTGGTGGCCTGTTGTTGGCTCGTGATTGCCTGTCAAAGTCCGTCGCCCCCGACGGGTGAAGGTCCTGGTTCGTCCCCTTCCCCCCCGCCGGGACCGGGGCGTTTAGTGCTGGGGACGACGGCCCGCCTCCGGACGCTTGATCCGGCAGATGCCTACGAAATCCTCTCCAATAATTTGCTCTATAACTTGGGCGATCGCCTCTATGTCTATACCAGCAGCGGTCCTGATGCCCCGCCAACCCTGACCCCCCAACTGGCGACCGCACTCCCCCAGGTCAGCGCGGATGGGTTGACCTATGTGATTCCCCTGCGCCAGGGGGTCAAATTTCACGATGGAACGCCTTTCAATGCGGAGGCAATGGCCTTTTCCCTGCGGCGCTTTATCGAGAACGGGGGGACGCCTTCGTTTTTGCTGGCAGATACGATCGCAACCGTTGAAGCAACGGGGGAATTGGAGCTAACGATTCGTCTGAAGACCCCCTTTGTTGCGTTCCCCTCGCTGCTCACCATTCCGGGGACCGCCGCAGTTTCCCCCCAAGCCTATGAACGGGGGGTGGGTAAATTCAACCCCAGTACCTTTGTGGGGACGGGTCCCTACCAACTGACGGAGTATAGGAGCGATCGTCTGCGTCTGGATGCCTTTGCGGACTATTGGGGGGAACCGCCCGCTAATCCGGGCCTGGATATCCAGATCTTCTCCAGTCCGGCCAACCTCTACAACAGTTTCCGCACCGGGGCGATCGATGTGGCCTACCAGAACCTCGACCCTGACCAAATCAATCGCCTGAAGCAGGAAGCTGGGACCGGGGGATGGCAAGTGATTGAGGGGGCGGGTAATGGCATTCATTATTTGACTTTGAATGTGAAGTCTCCACCCTTTGACCAAGTGGCCGTGCGTCAAGCCTTAGCTGCCAGTATCGATCGTCCCCTGTTGCAGTCGCGGGTTTTCCAGGGGCTAGTAGAACCCCTCTACAGCCTGATTCCCAATACCCTGGCAGACAGTGTGCCCGTTTTTAAGGACGCTTTTGGGGATGGCAATGCGGCCCAAGCCTTGCAGGTGCTTGCCCAGGCTGGCTACTCTGCTGAGAAGCCGTTAGAAGCGCAACTGTGGTATCGCTCTAACTTGACGAGCAATAGTCTGGCCGCCAATTTACTCAAAGCCTGGGTGGATGAAAACCTCAAAGGTGTGATGCGACTCGATCTGCAAAGTGTGGAGTCGGCGACGGCCTACCAGAATTTGGACAAGGGCATTTATCCCAGCTTTATGCTGGACTGGACCCCGGATTTCCTCGACGCCGACAGTTACATTCATCCCTTTCTGGCCTGTGCCCAAGGCAGCCCGGAAACGGGTTGCCAGGAGGGATCATCTAAGGCGCAAGGTTCGTTCTATTACAGCGCTGCCGCCAATCAGTTGATCGATCGCTCTCGCCAGGAAACTGATCCCCAAAAACGACAGCAAATTTTTAAGGAACTCCAGGCGATCGTCGCCCAGGATGTCCCCTTTATTCCCCTCTGGCAAAATAAGGAGTTTCTGTTTGTGCAAAAACAGGTTAGCGGTGCAGCCTTAACGCCCATTCAGACAGTAGCGTTTGCCAAGTTGAGTAAAGGGTAG
- a CDS encoding cation diffusion facilitator family transporter: MAAHSHAHSAHAHAHDFQQDHSAHHHHHHHHPPPDNYRRAFLIGTLLNVSFVVIEAGASFLTGSLALLADAGHNLSDVLGLLIAWGANYLSRLPPTQRYTYGFRRSSILAALLNALLLMLAMGGITWEAVNRLAAPSPIAGGILIAVAGVGVVINTLTALLFQAGRDRDLNIRGAFLHMAADALVSLGVVLAGIAILLTGWYWFDPVISLIIVAVVVWGTWDLLKDALKLALDAVPTHIEPLAVRSFLAELPQVERVHDLHIWAMSTTQTALTVHLVMPTGHPGDRFLADTSQALRQHFGIEHVTIQVETGDPDHPCHLEPDHQV, encoded by the coding sequence ATGGCCGCTCATTCCCATGCCCATTCTGCCCATGCCCATGCCCATGATTTTCAGCAGGACCATTCTGCCCACCACCATCATCATCACCATCATCCCCCTCCGGACAATTACCGTCGCGCCTTTCTGATTGGGACGTTACTCAATGTCAGTTTTGTGGTGATTGAGGCGGGGGCTAGTTTTCTGACGGGGTCGCTGGCGTTGCTGGCGGATGCGGGGCATAATCTCAGCGATGTGTTGGGGTTACTCATTGCCTGGGGGGCGAATTACCTGTCCCGTTTGCCCCCGACGCAACGGTATACCTACGGGTTTCGGCGTTCCTCGATCCTGGCAGCGTTGCTCAATGCCCTGTTGTTGATGTTGGCGATGGGGGGGATTACCTGGGAGGCCGTGAATCGGTTGGCGGCACCGAGTCCGATCGCGGGGGGAATCTTAATTGCGGTTGCAGGCGTAGGTGTGGTGATCAACACGCTAACCGCTTTGCTCTTTCAGGCCGGGCGCGATCGCGATCTCAACATTCGGGGGGCCTTTTTGCACATGGCGGCGGATGCGTTGGTGTCGTTGGGGGTGGTGCTGGCGGGGATCGCGATTTTGCTCACGGGGTGGTACTGGTTTGACCCGGTCATCAGTCTAATTATTGTGGCGGTGGTCGTTTGGGGAACGTGGGATCTGCTCAAAGATGCTTTAAAGCTGGCTCTGGATGCTGTCCCGACGCACATTGAACCCCTGGCGGTGCGATCGTTTCTGGCAGAGCTACCCCAGGTTGAGCGGGTGCATGATCTCCACATTTGGGCGATGAGTACAACACAGACGGCTTTGACTGTGCATCTGGTGATGCCAACGGGACATCCAGGCGATCGTTTTTTGGCCGACACTAGCCAGGCGCTACGGCAACACTTTGGTATTGAGCATGTCACGATTCAGGTAGAAACGGGGGATCCCGATCATCCCTGTCATCTAGAGCCAGATCACCAGGTTTAG